A window of Littorina saxatilis isolate snail1 linkage group LG7, US_GU_Lsax_2.0, whole genome shotgun sequence contains these coding sequences:
- the LOC138971130 gene encoding arylsulfatase J-like isoform X2: MSRTAVLKVLGVAAVALLALKLLFMPSPKAPYPHIIFIVADDLGWNDVSWHNPQVKTPNLEKYARAGVILNSSYVAPVCSPSRASFMTGYYAHRTGLQHIPIIHFKEMYLPSRFTLLPELLKQKGYATHLVGKWHLGFCNWRYTPRYRGFDSFLGYYGGQEGYYNHSNGKVEEGYDLRDNEEVLPDPDMEYGMYILNRGMEKVIAEHDKTQPLFLFLSYQSVHSPLEAPQRFVDLHPEVKNPNRKTFNGMISVLDEAFGNATAALQREGLLDNALIIFTSDNGGSPDVGGNNWPLRGGKFSLWEGGTRVPAFVYSKNLLSKTGYTNNEFIHAVDWFPTMLNVAGIKPNDHLDGISQWETLKVGRPSFRKEFIYNIDEVDQNGAIRVGDFKLIKGEPGRFFDWFPVPSGDEVAPTQYPTWKRRPWTPKMFPDYQLFNISADPEERHNLADDFPEVVQQLKQKLTSYERLVVPSQHPPVEPKSLPHNFGGVWTPGWCD, encoded by the exons ATGTCGCGAACGGCCGTATTGAAGGTCCTTGGTGTGGCGGCTGTAGCGTTGTTGGCGTTGAAGCTGTTGTTTATGCCGTCGCCAAAAGCTCCCTATCCTCACATTATTTTTATTGTGGCTGATGATCTAG GTTGGAATGATGTCAGCTGGCACAACCCACAGGTCAAAACGCCCAACTTGGAGAAATACGCCCGGGCGGGTGTTATACTTAACTCGTCCTATGTGGCACCTGTTTGCTCACC GTCTCGAGCAAGCTTCATGACAGGGTACTATGCTCACCGTACCGGTCTTCAG CACATCCCAATCATTCATTTCAAGGAGATGTACCTACCAAGTCGCTTCACGCTGCTGCCAGAGCTGTTGAAACAGAAAGGCTATGCTACACACCTGGTGGGAAA ATGGCATTTAGGTTTCTGTAACTGGCGCTACACGCCGCGCTATCGTGGATTCGACTCTTTTCTTGGTTACTATGGTGGACAGGAAGGTTACTACAACCACTCAAATGGCAAAG TGGAGGAGGGGTACGATCTACGCGACAACGAAGAAGTGTTACCTGACCCCGATATGGAGTATGGGATG TACATATTAAATCGCGGAATGGAAAAAGTCATAGCAGAACACGACAAAACACAGCccctgtttctgtttctgtcctACCAATCAGTGCACAGTCCGCTGGaa GCGCCTCAACGTTTTGTTGACCTTCACCCAGAAGTCAAAAATCCCAACCGTAAAACCTTCAATG GAATGATATCGGTGTTGGATGAAGCTTTCGGTAACGCGACGGCTGCTCTGCAGAGAGAAGGTCTCCTGGACAACGCTTTGATCATTTTTACAAGTGAT AACGGTGGCTCACCAGACGTGGGGGGCAACAACTGGCCGCTGAGAGGAGGCAAGTTCTCTCTGTGGGAGGGTGGTACCCGGGTGCCGGCATTTGTCTACAGCAAGAACCTCCTCTCCAAGACTGGCTACACAAACAACGA GTTCATTCATGCCGTGGATTGGTTTCCGACAATGCTGAACGTGGCAGGAATTAAACCAA ACGATCACCTGGACGGAATCAGTCAGTGGGAGACGCTGAAGGTCGGACGACCCAGTTTTCGTAAAGAATTCATTTACAACATTGACGAGGTGGACCAAAATGGGGCTATCAG GGTAGGTGACTTCAAACTGATCAAAGGGGAGCCGGGTAGATTTTTTGACTGGTTCCCCGTCCCTTCGGGGGATGAGGTGGCACCCACACAGTACCCCACCTGGAAACGTCGGCCCTGGACCCCGAAAATGTTCCCTGACTACCAGCTCTTCAACATCTCTG CTGACCCAGAAGAAAGACACAACCTTGCAGACGACTTTCCGGAAGTAGTACAGCAGCTGAAGCAGAAGCTGACGTCATACGAGAGGCTGGTGGTCCCTTCCCAGCATCCTCCTGTCGAACCCAAATCTCTGCCGCACAATTTTGGCGGAGTCTGGACCCCTGGCTGGTGTGACTAG
- the LOC138971130 gene encoding arylsulfatase J-like isoform X1 has translation MSRTAVLKVLGVAAVALLALKLLFMPSPKAPYPHIIFIVADDLGWNDVSWHNPQVKTPNLEKYARAGVILNSSYVAPVCSPSRASFMTGYYAHRTGLQHIPIIHFKEMYLPSRFTLLPELLKQKGYATHLVGKWHLGFCNWRYTPRYRGFDSFLGYYGGQEGYYNHSNGKVEEGYDLRDNEEVLPDPDMEYGMYILNRGMEKVIAEHDKTQPLFLFLSYQSVHSPLEAPQRFVDLHPEVKNPNRKTFNGMISVLDEAFGNATAALQREGLLDNALIIFTSDNGGSPDVGGNNWPLRGGKFSLWEGGTRVPAFVYSKNLLSKTGYTNNEFIHAVDWFPTMLNVAGIKPTDDHLDGISQWETLKVGRPSFRKEFIYNIDEVDQNGAIRVGDFKLIKGEPGRFFDWFPVPSGDEVAPTQYPTWKRRPWTPKMFPDYQLFNISADPEERHNLADDFPEVVQQLKQKLTSYERLVVPSQHPPVEPKSLPHNFGGVWTPGWCD, from the exons ATGTCGCGAACGGCCGTATTGAAGGTCCTTGGTGTGGCGGCTGTAGCGTTGTTGGCGTTGAAGCTGTTGTTTATGCCGTCGCCAAAAGCTCCCTATCCTCACATTATTTTTATTGTGGCTGATGATCTAG GTTGGAATGATGTCAGCTGGCACAACCCACAGGTCAAAACGCCCAACTTGGAGAAATACGCCCGGGCGGGTGTTATACTTAACTCGTCCTATGTGGCACCTGTTTGCTCACC GTCTCGAGCAAGCTTCATGACAGGGTACTATGCTCACCGTACCGGTCTTCAG CACATCCCAATCATTCATTTCAAGGAGATGTACCTACCAAGTCGCTTCACGCTGCTGCCAGAGCTGTTGAAACAGAAAGGCTATGCTACACACCTGGTGGGAAA ATGGCATTTAGGTTTCTGTAACTGGCGCTACACGCCGCGCTATCGTGGATTCGACTCTTTTCTTGGTTACTATGGTGGACAGGAAGGTTACTACAACCACTCAAATGGCAAAG TGGAGGAGGGGTACGATCTACGCGACAACGAAGAAGTGTTACCTGACCCCGATATGGAGTATGGGATG TACATATTAAATCGCGGAATGGAAAAAGTCATAGCAGAACACGACAAAACACAGCccctgtttctgtttctgtcctACCAATCAGTGCACAGTCCGCTGGaa GCGCCTCAACGTTTTGTTGACCTTCACCCAGAAGTCAAAAATCCCAACCGTAAAACCTTCAATG GAATGATATCGGTGTTGGATGAAGCTTTCGGTAACGCGACGGCTGCTCTGCAGAGAGAAGGTCTCCTGGACAACGCTTTGATCATTTTTACAAGTGAT AACGGTGGCTCACCAGACGTGGGGGGCAACAACTGGCCGCTGAGAGGAGGCAAGTTCTCTCTGTGGGAGGGTGGTACCCGGGTGCCGGCATTTGTCTACAGCAAGAACCTCCTCTCCAAGACTGGCTACACAAACAACGA GTTCATTCATGCCGTGGATTGGTTTCCGACAATGCTGAACGTGGCAGGAATTAAACCAA CAGACGATCACCTGGACGGAATCAGTCAGTGGGAGACGCTGAAGGTCGGACGACCCAGTTTTCGTAAAGAATTCATTTACAACATTGACGAGGTGGACCAAAATGGGGCTATCAG GGTAGGTGACTTCAAACTGATCAAAGGGGAGCCGGGTAGATTTTTTGACTGGTTCCCCGTCCCTTCGGGGGATGAGGTGGCACCCACACAGTACCCCACCTGGAAACGTCGGCCCTGGACCCCGAAAATGTTCCCTGACTACCAGCTCTTCAACATCTCTG CTGACCCAGAAGAAAGACACAACCTTGCAGACGACTTTCCGGAAGTAGTACAGCAGCTGAAGCAGAAGCTGACGTCATACGAGAGGCTGGTGGTCCCTTCCCAGCATCCTCCTGTCGAACCCAAATCTCTGCCGCACAATTTTGGCGGAGTCTGGACCCCTGGCTGGTGTGACTAG